The following are encoded together in the Streptomyces sp. NBC_00341 genome:
- the murD gene encoding UDP-N-acetylmuramoyl-L-alanine--D-glutamate ligase has protein sequence MGSQEVSNTDWRGKHVTVAGLGVSGIPAARVLNGLGAVVTVVNDGDDDRSRAQAAELEAQGITVRLGDGATLPGSTELIVTTPGWKPDKPLFAAAAEAGVPVWGDVELAWRLRGQDGREPAPWLAVTGTNGKTTTVRMLASILEAAGLRTAAVGNIGVSLLDTVLGDEKYDVLAVELSSYQLHWSPSLRAHSAAVLNLAPDHLDWHGSMAAYVADKGRIYEGNTVACVYNVADAVTEELVREADVEEGCRAIGFTLGTPGPSQLGVVDGILVDRAFVTNRQKQAQELAEVADVNPPAPHNIANALAAAALARAFGVAPAAVRDGLRNFRPDPHRIEHVADVAGVTYIDDSKATNTHAAEASLASYEPIVWIAGGLAKGATFDELVTGCAGRLRGVVLMGADRALIREALARHAPEVPVTDLDRTDTGAMSEAVREAARLARPGDTVLMAPACASMDMFTNYNKRGEAFADAVRALAAESA, from the coding sequence ATGGGCAGCCAAGAAGTGAGCAACACGGACTGGCGGGGCAAGCACGTCACGGTCGCCGGACTCGGGGTCTCCGGGATCCCGGCGGCCCGGGTGCTGAACGGTCTCGGCGCCGTCGTCACCGTCGTCAACGACGGGGACGACGACCGCTCGCGCGCCCAGGCCGCGGAGCTGGAGGCGCAGGGCATCACCGTGCGCCTCGGCGACGGGGCCACCCTGCCCGGGTCCACCGAGCTCATCGTCACCACCCCGGGCTGGAAGCCCGACAAGCCGCTGTTCGCCGCGGCCGCCGAGGCGGGCGTCCCCGTCTGGGGCGACGTCGAACTCGCCTGGCGGCTGCGCGGACAGGACGGCCGCGAGCCGGCACCCTGGCTCGCGGTCACCGGCACCAACGGCAAGACCACGACCGTCCGGATGCTCGCCTCGATCCTGGAGGCGGCCGGTCTGCGCACCGCCGCCGTCGGCAACATCGGCGTCTCGCTCCTGGACACGGTGCTCGGGGACGAGAAGTACGACGTACTCGCCGTCGAGCTGTCCAGCTACCAGCTGCACTGGTCGCCCTCGCTGCGCGCCCACTCCGCGGCCGTACTCAACCTGGCCCCCGACCACCTCGACTGGCACGGCTCCATGGCGGCGTACGTCGCGGACAAGGGCCGGATCTACGAGGGCAACACCGTGGCCTGCGTCTACAACGTCGCGGACGCGGTCACCGAGGAACTGGTGCGCGAGGCGGACGTCGAGGAGGGCTGCCGGGCGATCGGCTTCACTCTCGGTACCCCCGGGCCCTCCCAGCTCGGGGTCGTCGACGGAATCCTCGTCGACCGCGCCTTCGTGACGAACCGGCAGAAGCAGGCCCAGGAGCTCGCCGAGGTCGCGGACGTGAACCCGCCCGCCCCGCACAACATCGCCAACGCGCTGGCGGCCGCGGCGCTGGCCCGCGCCTTCGGCGTCGCCCCGGCCGCCGTGCGCGACGGGCTGCGGAACTTCCGCCCCGACCCGCACCGCATCGAGCACGTCGCGGACGTCGCCGGGGTCACGTACATCGACGACTCCAAGGCCACCAACACCCACGCCGCCGAAGCCTCGCTGGCCTCGTACGAGCCCATCGTCTGGATCGCCGGCGGACTGGCCAAGGGCGCCACCTTCGACGAGCTGGTGACCGGGTGCGCGGGCCGCCTGCGGGGCGTCGTACTGATGGGCGCCGACCGCGCCCTGATCCGCGAAGCCCTCGCGCGACACGCGCCCGAGGTCCCGGTGACCGACCTCGACCGGACCGACACTGGTGCGATGTCGGAGGCGGTCCGCGAGGCGGCACGGCTCGCCCGGCCGGGAGACACCGTACTGATGGCCCCGGCCTGCGCCTCGATGGACATGTTCACCAACTACAACAAGCGGGGCGAGGCCTTCGCGGACGCGGTCCGCGCACTCGCCGCCGAGAGCGCCTGA
- the mraY gene encoding phospho-N-acetylmuramoyl-pentapeptide-transferase — protein sequence MRQILFAGAIGLFLTLVGTPLLIKLLARKGYGQFIRDDGPRSHGSKKGTPTMGGIAFILATIIAYVASKLITGEDMRFSGVLVLFLMAGMGLVGFLDDYIKIVKQRSLGLRARAKMAGQLIVGIAFAVLSLQFADARGNTPASTKLSFVEDFGWSIGPVLFVVWALFMILAMSNGVNLTDGLDGLATGASVMVFGAYTFIGLWQFQESCANAATLTNPSACFEVRDPLDLAVVASALMGSCFGFLWWNTSPAKIFMGDTGSLALGGALAGLAICSRTEFLMAVLGGLFVMITMSVVIQVGSFKMTRKRVFRMAPLQHHFELKGWSEVLVVVRFWIIQGMCVIVALGLFYAGWAAKK from the coding sequence ATGAGGCAGATCCTCTTCGCGGGGGCCATCGGGCTCTTCCTGACCCTGGTCGGTACCCCGCTGCTGATCAAGCTGCTGGCCCGCAAGGGATACGGGCAGTTCATCCGGGACGACGGCCCGCGCAGCCACGGATCGAAGAAGGGCACGCCCACCATGGGCGGCATCGCCTTCATCCTGGCGACGATCATCGCGTACGTCGCCTCGAAGCTGATCACCGGCGAGGACATGCGCTTCTCCGGCGTGCTGGTCCTCTTCCTGATGGCGGGGATGGGGCTCGTCGGCTTCCTCGACGACTACATCAAGATCGTCAAGCAGCGCTCGCTCGGCCTGCGCGCCAGGGCGAAGATGGCCGGCCAGCTGATCGTCGGCATCGCCTTCGCGGTGCTCTCGCTCCAGTTCGCCGACGCCCGCGGCAACACCCCCGCCTCCACCAAGCTCTCGTTCGTCGAGGACTTCGGCTGGTCGATCGGCCCGGTGCTGTTCGTGGTCTGGGCGCTGTTCATGATTCTCGCCATGTCCAACGGCGTGAACCTGACGGACGGTCTGGACGGCCTCGCCACCGGTGCGTCGGTGATGGTCTTCGGCGCCTACACCTTCATCGGGCTCTGGCAGTTCCAGGAGTCCTGCGCCAACGCGGCCACCCTCACCAACCCGAGCGCCTGTTTCGAAGTACGAGATCCACTCGACCTCGCGGTCGTGGCCTCCGCCCTGATGGGCTCCTGCTTCGGATTCCTGTGGTGGAACACCTCGCCCGCCAAGATCTTCATGGGGGACACCGGTTCGCTCGCCCTCGGCGGCGCGCTCGCCGGTCTGGCGATCTGCTCCCGCACGGAGTTCCTGATGGCGGTGCTCGGCGGCCTCTTCGTGATGATCACGATGTCCGTCGTCATCCAGGTCGGCTCGTTCAAGATGACCCGCAAGCGGGTGTTCCGGATGGCGCCGCTCCAGCACCACTTCGAACTAAAGGGGTGGTCCGAAGTCCTTGTCGTGGTCCGCTTCTGGATCATCCAGGGCATGTGCGTGATCGTCGCTCTCGGCCTCTTCTACGCAGGATGGGCAGCCAAGAAGTGA